The Limnochorda sp. LNt genome includes a region encoding these proteins:
- the acs gene encoding acetate--CoA ligase alpha subunit — protein MGADDLAREHGHRTVTPAADRQESSTPNGTPPAPDLARLYRPRSIAVVGASANPDKLGHQILRNIIDSGYSGHIYPINPKAETILGLTCYPSIEQAPAVDLAVIVVPAEAVVPVAEACGRHGVAHLVVISAGFKEVGPDGARREAALVEVCRRYGMGLVGPNCLGVIDTHTPLNATFASAQPVRGSIAFISQSGALGSAILDWSHQQNIGFSRFISLGNKAGLTEVDLILDAASDPHTNVVCAYLEDVKDGARFLDVVGEATQRRPVLILKSGTSEAGGRAASSHTGALAGDDRAYQCAFNQTGVIRVQSLTELFSLATAFANQPLPAGPRVAIVTNAGGPGIIATDAVERMGLATARLAPETVKALREQLPPECAVYNPVDVVGDAPPERYRVALEAVARDPGVDAILVLLTPQVPTRPPEVARHVLAAREMAPGKPIMVSMIGGELVREATDFLVAHRIPCFTFPEEAVMALAGMYRYARRRQRGPSPSATRLADVRPDEARAVLERLRSEGRRVLLGPEAAQVAAAYGIRVAPAALARTPDEAVAAAESIGYPVALKIASPEIVHKSDVGGVRLRLASADAVREAFVEIQERVSSLMPQHRFYGIEVSRMMPSGQELIIGMVRDRQFGPVLAFGMGGIYVNLLKDVSFRLARVLSQADVEEMIQETKVYQLLRGYRGAEPADLAAIQEALARVARLALDLPEVAELDVNPLFAYRSGEGYVAVDVKMTLA, from the coding sequence ATGGGCGCAGACGACCTCGCTCGCGAGCATGGCCATCGGACGGTGACGCCCGCCGCCGACCGGCAGGAGAGTTCTACCCCCAACGGCACGCCTCCCGCTCCTGACCTGGCCCGGCTCTACCGCCCTCGCAGCATCGCCGTCGTCGGGGCCTCGGCCAACCCGGACAAGCTGGGCCATCAGATCCTGCGCAACATCATCGACTCGGGCTACTCGGGCCACATCTACCCCATCAACCCCAAGGCCGAGACCATCCTGGGCCTCACCTGCTACCCATCCATCGAGCAGGCGCCCGCGGTCGACCTCGCGGTCATCGTCGTGCCGGCCGAGGCCGTGGTCCCGGTGGCCGAGGCGTGCGGCCGCCACGGCGTGGCCCATCTGGTGGTCATCAGCGCCGGCTTCAAGGAGGTGGGACCTGACGGCGCCCGCCGGGAGGCCGCCCTGGTGGAGGTCTGCCGGCGCTACGGCATGGGGCTGGTGGGCCCCAACTGCCTGGGTGTCATCGACACCCACACGCCGCTCAACGCCACCTTCGCCTCGGCCCAGCCCGTACGGGGGAGCATCGCCTTCATCAGCCAGAGCGGGGCCCTGGGCTCGGCCATCCTGGACTGGAGCCACCAGCAAAACATCGGCTTCTCCCGCTTCATCAGCCTGGGCAACAAGGCCGGGCTGACCGAGGTGGACCTGATCCTCGACGCCGCCTCGGACCCCCACACCAACGTCGTCTGCGCCTACCTCGAGGACGTCAAGGACGGCGCTCGCTTCCTCGACGTGGTCGGCGAGGCCACCCAGCGACGTCCCGTGCTGATCCTCAAGTCGGGCACCAGCGAGGCCGGCGGCCGTGCGGCCTCCTCCCACACCGGCGCCCTGGCCGGGGACGACCGGGCGTACCAGTGCGCGTTCAACCAGACCGGCGTCATCCGGGTCCAGTCGTTGACCGAGCTCTTCAGCCTCGCGACGGCCTTCGCCAACCAGCCGCTCCCGGCGGGGCCCCGGGTGGCCATCGTGACCAACGCTGGAGGCCCCGGGATCATCGCCACCGACGCGGTGGAGCGCATGGGGCTCGCCACGGCCCGGCTCGCCCCCGAGACGGTCAAGGCCCTGCGGGAGCAGCTCCCGCCGGAGTGCGCCGTTTACAACCCCGTCGACGTGGTGGGCGACGCGCCCCCCGAGCGCTACCGCGTGGCCCTCGAGGCCGTCGCGCGCGACCCTGGCGTGGACGCCATCCTGGTGCTGCTGACCCCCCAGGTGCCCACCCGCCCGCCGGAGGTGGCGCGCCACGTGCTGGCCGCCAGGGAGATGGCCCCCGGCAAGCCCATCATGGTCAGCATGATCGGCGGCGAGCTGGTGCGGGAGGCGACCGACTTCCTCGTGGCGCACCGCATCCCCTGCTTCACCTTCCCCGAGGAGGCCGTCATGGCCCTGGCGGGGATGTACCGCTACGCGAGGCGGCGCCAGCGCGGGCCGTCGCCCAGCGCGACCCGGTTGGCCGACGTGCGCCCCGACGAGGCTCGGGCCGTGCTGGAGCGGCTCCGGTCCGAGGGGCGGCGGGTGCTGCTGGGGCCGGAGGCCGCGCAGGTGGCCGCCGCCTACGGGATCCGGGTGGCGCCGGCGGCGCTGGCGCGCACACCGGATGAGGCCGTCGCGGCCGCCGAGTCCATCGGCTACCCGGTGGCCCTCAAGATCGCCTCGCCCGAGATCGTCCACAAGAGCGATGTCGGTGGCGTGCGGTTGCGTCTGGCCTCGGCCGACGCGGTGCGGGAGGCCTTCGTCGAGATCCAGGAGCGCGTCAGCAGCCTCATGCCCCAGCACCGCTTCTACGGCATCGAGGTCTCCCGGATGATGCCCTCAGGCCAGGAGCTCATCATCGGGATGGTGCGGGACCGCCAGTTCGGGCCCGTGCTGGCCTTCGGGATGGGCGGCATCTACGTCAACCTGCTCAAGGACGTCTCCTTCCGACTGGCCCGGGTCTTGAGCCAGGCCGACGTGGAGGAGATGATCCAGGAGACCAAGGTCTACCAGCTGCTGCGGGGCTACCGCGGCGCCGAGCCCGCGGACCTGGCGGCCATCCAGGAGGCGCTGGCACGGGTGGCGCGGCTGGCCCTGGACCTTCCCGAGGTGGCGGAGCTCGACGTCAACCCGTTGTTCGCGTATCGCTCGGGCGAGGGGTACGTGGCCGTCGACGTCAAGATGACCCTTGCGTAA
- the guaB gene encoding IMP dehydrogenase, which produces MATRPGVAAEQGVDDVEKFAGEALTFDDVLLVPGESDVLPREVDVTTRFSRRIRLNVPLVSAAMDTVTEARMAIALAREGGIGVIHKSLSIEAQAGEVDKVKRSESGIIVDPISLSPQHTLRDALAVMARYRISGVPITDPDGRLVGIITNRDLKFEEDLDQPIGQVMTREGLVTAPVGTSLDEARRILHRHRIEKLPLVDDQFRLKGLITIKDIEKARKYPNAAKDAKGRLRVAAAVGVGPDTMERVAALVAAGVDAVVIDSAHGHSRRVIAMCERLKSEFGQRVDVVAGNVATAEGVRALVEAGADAVKVGVGPGTICTTRVVTGVGVPQLTAVWESYQEAARHDVPLIADGGIRYSGDITKALAAGADAVMIGSLFAGTDESPGEVEIYQGRRFKVYRGMGSLGAMREGSGDRYGYEPDAKPVPEGIEGRVPYRGPVAEMVYQLVGGLRAGMGYCGARTIAELRSRGRFIRVTPAGVRESHPHDVQITKEAPNYWTP; this is translated from the coding sequence GTGGCCACCCGACCCGGCGTAGCTGCAGAGCAGGGGGTCGACGACGTGGAGAAGTTCGCCGGCGAAGCCCTCACCTTCGACGACGTGCTGCTGGTACCGGGAGAGTCCGACGTGCTGCCCCGGGAGGTCGACGTCACCACCCGGTTCTCCCGGCGCATCCGGCTCAACGTCCCCCTGGTGAGCGCTGCCATGGACACGGTCACCGAGGCTCGCATGGCCATCGCCCTGGCCCGGGAGGGGGGCATCGGGGTCATCCACAAGAGCCTCTCCATCGAGGCCCAGGCGGGCGAGGTCGACAAGGTCAAGCGCTCGGAGAGCGGGATCATCGTGGATCCCATCTCCCTGAGCCCGCAGCACACCCTGCGTGACGCCCTGGCCGTCATGGCCCGCTATCGCATCTCGGGCGTGCCCATCACCGATCCGGACGGCCGGCTGGTCGGCATCATCACCAACCGGGACCTCAAGTTCGAGGAGGACCTGGATCAACCCATCGGCCAGGTGATGACCCGCGAGGGGCTCGTCACCGCACCGGTGGGCACCAGCCTGGACGAGGCCCGGCGCATCCTGCACCGTCACCGCATCGAGAAACTGCCCCTGGTGGACGATCAGTTTCGCCTCAAGGGCCTCATCACCATCAAGGACATCGAGAAGGCCCGCAAGTACCCCAACGCCGCCAAGGATGCCAAGGGTCGGCTGAGGGTGGCGGCGGCAGTGGGCGTCGGCCCCGACACCATGGAACGGGTGGCCGCGCTGGTGGCGGCGGGAGTCGACGCCGTCGTCATCGACTCCGCCCATGGCCATTCCCGGCGGGTCATCGCCATGTGCGAGCGGCTCAAGTCCGAGTTCGGCCAGCGGGTCGACGTGGTGGCCGGCAACGTGGCCACGGCGGAGGGGGTACGGGCCCTGGTGGAGGCCGGGGCCGACGCGGTCAAGGTGGGCGTGGGCCCGGGCACCATCTGCACCACGCGGGTCGTCACCGGTGTCGGGGTGCCGCAGCTGACCGCAGTCTGGGAGTCGTACCAGGAGGCGGCCCGTCACGACGTCCCCCTCATCGCCGACGGCGGGATCCGCTACTCGGGCGACATCACCAAGGCCCTGGCGGCCGGCGCGGACGCGGTCATGATCGGCAGCCTCTTCGCCGGCACCGACGAGAGCCCCGGCGAGGTGGAGATCTACCAAGGGCGGCGCTTCAAGGTCTACCGGGGCATGGGGTCGCTGGGTGCCATGCGCGAGGGGTCGGGCGACCGCTACGGATACGAGCCCGACGCCAAGCCGGTGCCGGAGGGCATCGAGGGCCGGGTGCCCTACCGGGGGCCGGTGGCCGAGATGGTCTACCAGCTGGTCGGCGGGCTGCGGGCCGGCATGGGGTACTGCGGTGCCCGTACCATCGCGGAGCTGCGCAGCCGCGGGCGCTTCATCCGGGTCACCCCCGCCGGGGTGCGCG
- a CDS encoding phosphotransacetylase family protein encodes MYKVMLTGSAGSGKTALCVGLVGALRERGYKTGYVKPIANLAVLSDGGDPDVALMRAVIPDGPVEGVALTLGPHYLTRLRPDPSHVERARQQVERAAAACDVLFIESPTSPQAGAALGVDTFTLARSLGAQALMVDHVRDDLEFDVMVVRNQHMRCQGVPVVGNVFNNVPLANWEKSLSVYRPLLQSLGFPVVGVVPQRLEITAPTAAEVKEFLRAELLAGERGLHRPIEDIVIGAMSFESALRYFRRATGKAVVTGGDRSDLALAALETSTSVIVLTGGLFPNVEVLQQAEEKGVPVLLVPGDTYSTVEALGRLSRRLRPEETEGLRIARELVAKHVDVDALLEQLQRGTGPS; translated from the coding sequence GTGTACAAGGTGATGTTGACCGGATCGGCGGGCAGCGGCAAGACCGCCCTCTGCGTCGGGCTGGTCGGGGCTTTACGTGAACGCGGCTACAAGACCGGATACGTCAAGCCCATCGCCAACCTGGCCGTCCTCAGCGACGGCGGCGACCCCGACGTGGCCCTCATGCGGGCGGTCATCCCCGACGGGCCCGTGGAGGGCGTGGCCCTGACCCTCGGACCCCACTACCTGACCCGGCTCCGGCCGGATCCCAGCCACGTGGAGCGGGCCCGCCAGCAGGTGGAGCGGGCGGCGGCCGCCTGCGACGTGCTGTTCATCGAGAGCCCCACGTCGCCCCAGGCGGGGGCAGCGCTGGGCGTCGACACCTTCACCCTGGCCCGGTCGCTGGGCGCCCAGGCCCTCATGGTGGACCACGTGCGCGACGACCTGGAGTTCGACGTCATGGTCGTCCGCAACCAGCACATGCGCTGCCAGGGCGTGCCGGTGGTGGGCAACGTCTTCAACAACGTCCCCCTGGCCAACTGGGAGAAGAGCCTCAGCGTCTACCGGCCCCTGCTCCAGTCGCTGGGCTTCCCCGTGGTGGGCGTGGTGCCGCAGCGCCTGGAGATCACGGCGCCGACGGCCGCCGAGGTCAAGGAGTTCCTGCGCGCCGAGCTCTTGGCGGGCGAGCGCGGGCTGCATCGCCCCATCGAGGACATCGTCATCGGGGCGATGAGTTTCGAGAGCGCCTTGCGCTACTTCCGCCGGGCCACGGGCAAGGCCGTCGTGACCGGTGGCGACCGCTCCGACCTGGCGCTGGCCGCCCTGGAGACCAGCACCTCCGTCATCGTGTTGACGGGCGGGCTCTTCCCCAACGTCGAGGTGCTCCAGCAGGCCGAGGAGAAGGGCGTGCCCGTCCTGCTGGTACCCGGCGACACCTACTCGACGGTGGAGGCCCTGGGCCGGCTCAGCCGCCGGCTGCGGCCCGAGGAGACCGAGGGCCTGCGCATCGCCCGGGAGCTGGTGGCCAAGCACGTCGACGTCGACGCCTTGCTGGAGCAGCTGCAGCGGGGCACCGGCCCGTCGTGA
- a CDS encoding DUF1015 domain-containing protein gives MKSIAAFRGLRYDPARVHRLDDVLAPPYDVVGRQHVEAYLARSRYNVLQLDLGVADPTDPVPGRWEEVAHRFRGWIDDGVLVADPRPSVYVFRHRYHLPDGRPGALTAVFVGLRAGPGGSKAAMGHERTVAAVRGDRLEQLRRCAAQFSPILALVSDPERRFQRALEEATSGGPDVEAEAPTGGELAVWVCPAEAPDGRRVLEELSRALERSPAVIADGHHRFEAASQYAEEQARLASPGARRREGLYVLTAVASLEGGGLAILPVHRVVGPPSAVEPLRMALHEHLMPLHDDEVPASLRSALQREAADPAQAAANVAALRQALSRPVFAAWWGGGRVDYLAVPAKVTQRAGSSRPEYPGVAGDITILHRGPLAEWRPSAQAVVDGAGADESRWVRYTSDAREAAAAVDRGEAAAAVLLAPVGLAEVQEVAQAGKKMPEKSTYFYPKLISGLVLQDLRLPVEAWPPDPA, from the coding sequence TTGAAGAGCATTGCCGCCTTTCGTGGCCTCCGGTACGACCCGGCTCGCGTCCACCGTCTGGATGACGTCCTGGCCCCTCCGTACGACGTGGTGGGCCGTCAGCACGTCGAGGCGTACCTCGCGCGCAGCCGCTACAACGTGCTGCAGCTCGACCTGGGGGTGGCCGACCCCACCGACCCGGTGCCGGGCCGGTGGGAGGAGGTGGCCCACCGCTTCCGTGGATGGATCGATGACGGCGTCCTGGTGGCCGACCCCCGGCCCTCCGTCTATGTCTTTCGCCATCGCTATCATCTCCCCGACGGACGGCCCGGTGCCCTGACGGCCGTCTTCGTCGGGTTGCGGGCCGGTCCGGGAGGATCCAAGGCTGCCATGGGCCACGAGCGCACCGTCGCGGCGGTCCGGGGCGACCGCCTCGAGCAGCTCCGGCGCTGCGCCGCCCAGTTCAGCCCCATCCTGGCGCTGGTCTCCGACCCCGAGCGGCGATTCCAGCGGGCCCTGGAGGAGGCCACCTCCGGCGGGCCCGACGTCGAGGCCGAGGCGCCGACCGGGGGAGAGCTGGCGGTGTGGGTCTGCCCCGCGGAGGCACCAGACGGGCGGCGGGTGCTGGAGGAGCTGAGCCGGGCCCTCGAGCGCAGTCCCGCCGTCATCGCGGACGGGCATCACCGGTTCGAGGCCGCCAGCCAGTACGCCGAGGAGCAGGCCCGGCTGGCCTCTCCCGGGGCGCGCCGCCGGGAGGGCCTCTACGTCCTCACCGCCGTGGCCTCGCTGGAGGGGGGAGGCCTCGCCATCCTGCCGGTGCACCGGGTGGTGGGACCTCCTTCGGCCGTCGAGCCGTTGCGCATGGCCCTGCACGAGCACCTCATGCCCCTCCACGACGACGAGGTGCCCGCGTCGCTGCGATCGGCGCTGCAGCGGGAGGCGGCCGACCCCGCACAGGCGGCCGCGAACGTCGCCGCGCTCCGGCAGGCCTTGAGTCGTCCGGTCTTCGCCGCTTGGTGGGGCGGGGGCCGCGTCGACTACCTGGCCGTGCCCGCCAAGGTGACGCAACGTGCGGGCTCGTCTCGACCCGAGTACCCCGGCGTGGCCGGGGACATCACCATCCTGCACCGGGGGCCCCTGGCCGAGTGGCGACCGTCCGCCCAGGCCGTGGTGGACGGGGCCGGGGCCGATGAGAGCCGCTGGGTGCGGTACACCTCCGACGCCCGGGAGGCGGCCGCCGCCGTGGACCGGGGTGAGGCCGCCGCCGCCGTGCTGCTGGCCCCCGTGGGGCTGGCCGAGGTGCAGGAGGTGGCCCAGGCCGGCAAGAAGATGCCGGAGAAGTCCACGTACTTCTATCCCAAGCTGATCAGCGGGCTGGTGCTGCAGGATCTCCGGCTGCCCGTCGAGGCGTGGCCACCCGACCCGGCGTAG